Proteins from a single region of Mailhella massiliensis:
- a CDS encoding phage portal protein produces MGVLESIRKWRVRRARALLRSWGYDGASLSEANEWHTVNEQINWLIGRASPRLRARVRDLVRNFPLFARGVNVYTAYMVGRGARFQSLAVHPDGSPAYEVRRRIEDRFRAWMEQDADISGGLHFYELQQLLCRQIMECGEGFFTFCRRSHYRVSPLALMPIEADRLTELGGGRDTERVGHFAGVEYDRLTGEKLAYHIMNDGYSANVTRVPADEMLHIYQHLRPGQLRGVTPFAPAILTARAMSQFVESELDAARKAAKYLAIVTTDQPDVYQAARGIAGAKKTTQGTPIESLENSIIEYLRPGEDIRFAEGASRPGDAFDRFNRFAARMVAVSIDVPYEVLSGDYTGINYSTSKASRGDALMLLRPHHFMMQNRFSMPVFRHWLDMEALTQDYLPHYWLGREGYQRCMWIPAGMPSVDPQRDGRADIEAIAAGLKSPQEAILGRGGDPEEVLDQLAEWQRMADARGVTFGQVSESLSGNPAALEDQPVAVSSGQQADGGEKAKEITEEAGELLNGAQVTSMVDIVTAVSSGQIPRDTGIKILETAFGLTHEEAEDLMGNAGMNGDDNAE; encoded by the coding sequence ATGGGCGTGCTTGAGAGCATACGAAAATGGCGCGTGCGTCGCGCCCGTGCGCTGCTCAGAAGCTGGGGCTACGACGGCGCTTCCCTTTCGGAAGCGAACGAGTGGCACACGGTCAACGAGCAGATCAACTGGCTCATAGGCCGGGCTTCCCCGCGCCTTCGGGCCCGCGTGCGCGACCTGGTACGCAACTTCCCGCTCTTTGCCCGCGGCGTGAACGTGTACACCGCCTATATGGTGGGCCGCGGGGCCCGCTTCCAGTCGCTGGCCGTGCATCCCGACGGCTCTCCCGCCTATGAGGTGCGCCGCCGCATAGAGGACAGATTCCGCGCCTGGATGGAACAGGATGCCGATATCTCCGGCGGCCTGCATTTCTATGAGCTTCAGCAGCTTTTGTGCCGCCAGATCATGGAATGCGGGGAAGGCTTTTTCACGTTCTGCCGTCGGTCTCATTACCGGGTGTCGCCGCTTGCGCTCATGCCCATAGAGGCAGACCGCCTCACGGAACTGGGCGGCGGCCGGGATACGGAGCGCGTAGGGCATTTTGCCGGTGTGGAGTACGACAGACTCACCGGGGAAAAGCTGGCCTATCACATCATGAACGACGGCTACAGCGCAAACGTGACCCGCGTGCCTGCGGATGAGATGCTGCACATTTACCAGCACCTGCGGCCCGGCCAGCTTCGCGGCGTCACGCCCTTTGCACCGGCCATACTCACGGCCCGCGCCATGAGCCAGTTTGTGGAAAGCGAGCTGGACGCAGCCCGCAAGGCAGCCAAGTACCTGGCCATAGTGACCACGGATCAGCCGGACGTGTACCAGGCGGCGCGCGGCATTGCCGGCGCAAAGAAGACGACGCAGGGCACGCCCATAGAAAGCCTGGAAAACTCCATCATCGAATACCTGCGCCCCGGCGAAGATATCCGCTTTGCCGAAGGCGCGAGCCGCCCGGGCGATGCCTTCGACCGTTTCAACCGCTTTGCGGCCCGCATGGTGGCCGTGAGCATAGACGTGCCCTATGAGGTGCTTTCCGGCGACTACACGGGCATCAATTACAGCACGTCCAAGGCCAGCCGGGGCGACGCCCTCATGCTGCTCCGGCCCCATCACTTCATGATGCAGAACCGTTTTTCCATGCCGGTGTTCCGCCATTGGCTGGATATGGAAGCCCTCACGCAGGATTACCTGCCGCATTACTGGCTGGGCCGGGAAGGGTACCAGCGCTGCATGTGGATACCTGCGGGAATGCCGAGCGTGGACCCGCAGCGTGACGGCCGGGCCGATATCGAGGCCATAGCCGCGGGGCTCAAGTCTCCGCAGGAGGCCATTCTCGGCCGCGGCGGCGACCCCGAAGAAGTGCTCGATCAACTGGCCGAATGGCAGCGCATGGCGGATGCGCGCGGCGTGACCTTCGGCCAGGTATCCGAAAGCCTGAGCGGCAATCCGGCGGCTCTGGAAGATCAGCCGGTAGCCGTATCTTCCGGGCAACAGGCCGACGGCGGCGAAAAGGCAAAGGAAATCACGGAGGAAGCGGGAGAACTCCTGAACGGGGCGCAGGTCACCAGCATGGTGGACATAGTAACCGCCGTGTCTTCGGGGCAGATTCCCCGCGATACCGGAATCAAGATTCTGGAAACGGCCTTCGGGCTCACCCATGAGGAGGCCGAAGACCTCATGGGCAACGCCGGAATGAATGGAGACGACAATGCCGAATAA
- a CDS encoding prohead protease/major capsid protein fusion protein — translation MPNKRTDIFHASSRAVSLGRCGAPLSLNEAERSVEFTAATEQPVNVWDWEKWDVVPEVLRMDGVQLPASGQVPLLDTHDGTSVQNVLGSFGAFRTEGGQLVGRATFSGVQAGADAFRRVAEGHITDVSVGYEVLASTWVENGATATVEGVEYTGPVRVTTAWKLFEVSLCPVGADDRAKVRGNIIKTGGHDMPNKLPEQEKRFDASAAKEKLTAAVAALNELAASLSEPEEDKPDDAVEDNAEPAAIPESPAGEGDGRSAENSCDPVEEERARIMEISAMCRAHNMPANMEEEMIRKGYSLDKARAAVLARLEGRSSAAFARVDVGRTEQEKVREAVSHGLLLRCGVAESRINGGRPAPGAREFSGMSMREVCREMLVRSGRPTSGNVVEMVGRALSTTDLPNLLTDTANRVLMDGWESADKQWQVWCGQDSVSDFKELTLLDFASGDDLALIPEGGEYQNGRAAEHAESVKIETYGKIFPLTRQAIVNDDLGAFARIARNHGEAAARMVNRLACRVLTANPTMGDGKALFHNDHGNLVSSGGNVPTVESLGAAFLKMRTQKDLLGNRVQIRPQFFIAPAALETGAEVFFNSQLIGTQEKPNQANIYAGSVLTRVYDAELDDVSAADWYLAGPKGKTVTIFTLNGATAPYLEYKEGWRVDGVEYKVRLDVAAKAVAWQGLCKSAG, via the coding sequence ATGCCGAATAAACGAACGGACATTTTCCATGCGTCCAGCCGTGCGGTCTCTCTGGGGCGGTGTGGTGCGCCTCTTTCCCTCAATGAGGCGGAACGCAGCGTGGAGTTCACGGCGGCCACGGAACAGCCGGTGAATGTGTGGGACTGGGAGAAGTGGGACGTGGTGCCCGAGGTTCTGCGTATGGACGGCGTGCAGCTTCCGGCATCGGGGCAGGTTCCCCTGCTGGACACGCACGACGGCACGAGCGTGCAGAACGTGCTCGGCAGCTTCGGCGCCTTCCGCACGGAGGGCGGGCAGCTTGTGGGGCGCGCCACATTCTCCGGCGTGCAGGCCGGAGCGGATGCCTTCCGCCGTGTGGCGGAAGGGCACATTACCGATGTTTCCGTGGGCTACGAGGTGCTGGCGTCCACCTGGGTGGAAAACGGCGCTACGGCCACGGTGGAAGGCGTGGAATACACGGGCCCCGTACGCGTGACCACGGCATGGAAACTTTTTGAGGTATCGCTCTGCCCCGTAGGTGCGGACGACAGGGCAAAGGTGCGGGGAAACATCATCAAAACCGGAGGACATGACATGCCCAACAAACTGCCCGAACAGGAGAAGCGTTTCGACGCATCCGCCGCCAAGGAAAAGCTGACCGCCGCCGTTGCGGCGCTGAACGAGCTGGCGGCTTCTCTTTCGGAACCGGAAGAGGACAAGCCGGACGATGCCGTGGAAGACAATGCCGAACCTGCGGCCATACCGGAAAGCCCCGCGGGCGAAGGCGACGGCCGCAGCGCGGAAAACAGCTGCGATCCCGTGGAGGAAGAACGCGCCCGCATCATGGAAATCTCGGCCATGTGCCGCGCCCACAACATGCCCGCCAATATGGAGGAAGAGATGATCCGCAAGGGCTACAGTCTGGACAAGGCCCGCGCGGCCGTGCTTGCCCGCCTTGAAGGCAGAAGTTCCGCCGCCTTTGCCCGTGTGGATGTGGGCCGTACCGAACAGGAAAAGGTGCGCGAGGCCGTTTCCCACGGCCTGCTGCTGCGCTGCGGCGTGGCGGAATCGCGCATCAACGGCGGCAGGCCTGCGCCCGGAGCCCGCGAGTTCTCCGGCATGAGTATGCGCGAAGTGTGCCGTGAAATGCTTGTGAGAAGCGGCCGGCCCACGAGCGGCAACGTGGTGGAAATGGTGGGGCGTGCGCTCTCCACCACCGACCTGCCGAACCTTCTCACCGATACGGCCAACCGTGTGCTCATGGACGGCTGGGAATCGGCGGACAAGCAGTGGCAGGTATGGTGCGGCCAGGACTCCGTTTCCGACTTCAAGGAACTTACGCTGCTGGACTTTGCGAGCGGCGACGACCTGGCTCTTATCCCCGAAGGCGGCGAATACCAGAACGGCCGTGCGGCCGAGCACGCGGAAAGCGTGAAGATTGAAACCTACGGCAAGATTTTCCCGCTCACCCGTCAGGCCATAGTGAACGACGACCTGGGCGCGTTTGCCCGCATTGCCCGCAACCACGGCGAAGCCGCCGCCCGCATGGTGAACCGCCTTGCCTGCCGCGTGCTCACCGCCAACCCGACCATGGGCGACGGCAAGGCGCTTTTCCACAACGACCACGGAAACCTTGTGTCCTCCGGCGGCAACGTGCCCACCGTGGAATCCCTGGGCGCGGCCTTTCTGAAGATGCGCACGCAGAAGGACCTTCTGGGCAATCGTGTTCAGATCCGTCCGCAGTTCTTCATTGCGCCGGCTGCGCTGGAAACCGGGGCGGAGGTCTTCTTCAACTCTCAGCTCATCGGCACGCAGGAAAAGCCCAACCAGGCGAACATCTACGCGGGCAGCGTGCTCACCCGTGTGTACGACGCGGAACTGGACGACGTTTCCGCCGCGGACTGGTATCTGGCCGGCCCCAAGGGCAAGACGGTGACCATCTTCACCCTGAACGGCGCAACGGCTCCCTACCTGGAATACAAGGAAGGCTGGCGTGTGGACGGCGTGGAATACAAGGTGCGCCTTGATGTGGCCGCCAAGGCCGTGGCCTGGCAGGGGCTGTGCAAGTCCGCAGGCTAG